In one Microcoleus sp. bin38.metabat.b11b12b14.051 genomic region, the following are encoded:
- the argF gene encoding ornithine carbamoyltransferase, whose product MDSLKGRDLLSLADLSIDELNYLLDLATSLKSGMVKLKRNKVLGLLFSKASTRTRVSFTVAMYKLGGQVIDLNPNVTQVSRGEPLVDTARVLDRYLDILAIRTFEQKDLVTFANYAKIPVINALTDDEHPCQVLADLMTVKECFGKLEGLTLTYFGDGNNMANSLMLGCAMMGMNVRIACPQDFLPNPEIVEKAKAIANGQTEVTVTADAEAAAKNTQVIYTDVWASMGQEEEAKLRIPLFEPYQVNEKLVEMADKNAIVLHCLPAHRDEEITDAVIEGSRSRVWDQAENRMHAQQALLASILESD is encoded by the coding sequence ATGGACTCATTAAAAGGACGAGATTTATTAAGTCTGGCAGATTTAAGTATTGACGAATTAAATTATTTGCTGGATCTCGCAACCAGTTTAAAATCGGGAATGGTGAAGCTGAAACGCAATAAAGTTCTCGGCTTATTATTTTCCAAAGCTTCGACAAGAACTCGGGTGAGTTTTACGGTGGCAATGTATAAATTAGGAGGGCAAGTTATTGACCTCAATCCTAACGTTACGCAAGTCAGCCGTGGTGAACCATTGGTCGATACAGCAAGGGTTTTAGACCGATATTTAGACATTTTGGCAATTCGGACTTTCGAGCAAAAGGATTTAGTAACTTTTGCCAATTATGCCAAAATCCCTGTGATTAATGCGCTGACAGATGACGAACATCCATGTCAAGTATTGGCGGATTTGATGACAGTAAAAGAGTGTTTCGGTAAGCTAGAAGGACTGACATTAACTTATTTTGGTGACGGCAATAACATGGCTAATTCGCTAATGTTGGGCTGTGCAATGATGGGAATGAATGTCAGAATTGCTTGTCCTCAAGATTTCCTGCCAAATCCTGAGATTGTCGAAAAAGCTAAGGCGATTGCTAATGGACAAACAGAAGTTACTGTGACTGCTGATGCGGAAGCTGCTGCTAAGAATACTCAAGTAATTTATACTGATGTTTGGGCAAGTATGGGACAGGAAGAGGAAGCTAAACTCAGGATTCCTTTGTTTGAACCTTATCAGGTAAACGAAAAACTCGTAGAGATGGCGGATAAAAATGCGATTGTACTGCATTGTTTGCCGGCACACCGAGATGAAGAGATTACCGATGCGGTGATTGAAGGTTCGCGATCGCGCGTTTGGGATCAAGCGGAAAATCGGATGCACGCCCAGCAAGCTTTGCTAGCCAGCATTCTCGAAAGCGATTAG
- the dusB gene encoding tRNA dihydrouridine synthase DusB, protein MLTLSPELKERLATPLKIGDFEVKSRVLQSPLSGVTDLVFRRLVRRYAPDSMMYTEMVNATGLHYVKQLPRIMEIDPNERPISIQLFDCRPNFLAEAAQKAVAEGADTVDINMGCPVNKITKNGGGSSLLRDPENAEAIVRAVVEAVDVPVTVKTRIGWSDKEINILEFAKRMEDAGAKMITIHGRTRSQGYTGPAKWEWIRRVKEVLSIPVIGNGDIFSVEAAVRCLEETGADGVMCSRGTLGYPFMVGEVDYFLKTGVEKIPPTPIELLECAKEHLRALWEYKGESGVTQARKHLTWYAKGFPGAAELRGVLAVVETVEQGCNLIDRAIEQLPA, encoded by the coding sequence ATGCTTACTCTATCACCCGAATTAAAAGAAAGATTAGCAACTCCGCTGAAAATCGGCGACTTTGAAGTCAAAAGTCGCGTCCTGCAATCGCCCTTATCCGGCGTCACCGATTTGGTATTTCGCCGCCTGGTGCGTCGCTACGCCCCAGATTCAATGATGTACACCGAAATGGTGAATGCTACGGGTTTGCACTACGTGAAGCAACTACCGCGAATTATGGAAATCGATCCAAATGAGCGCCCGATTAGCATTCAATTGTTTGACTGTCGGCCGAATTTCTTGGCAGAAGCGGCGCAGAAAGCTGTGGCAGAAGGAGCGGATACAGTTGATATTAATATGGGCTGTCCCGTCAACAAAATCACTAAAAACGGCGGCGGTTCTTCTCTGCTGCGAGATCCCGAAAATGCCGAGGCAATTGTGCGGGCGGTTGTGGAAGCTGTAGATGTTCCTGTGACAGTGAAAACTCGCATCGGTTGGAGTGACAAAGAAATTAATATTTTGGAATTTGCCAAGCGGATGGAGGATGCGGGAGCAAAAATGATTACCATCCACGGCCGCACGCGATCGCAAGGTTACACCGGCCCGGCAAAATGGGAATGGATTCGTCGCGTTAAGGAAGTTTTATCGATTCCTGTGATTGGTAACGGAGACATTTTTTCAGTGGAAGCAGCGGTGCGCTGTCTCGAAGAAACTGGCGCTGACGGAGTGATGTGCTCGCGGGGAACTTTGGGCTATCCATTCATGGTGGGAGAAGTCGATTATTTCTTGAAAACTGGTGTAGAAAAGATACCTCCGACACCAATTGAACTCCTGGAATGTGCTAAGGAACATCTGCGGGCTCTGTGGGAATATAAAGGTGAAAGCGGTGTCACTCAAGCGCGCAAGCACTTAACCTGGTATGCTAAGGGCTTCCCCGGTGCTGCGGAATTGCGGGGTGTGTTGGCTGTGGTAGAAACGGTTGAGCAAGGTTGCAATTTGATCGATCGCGCGATCGAGCAATTGCCCGCATAA